The segment GAGTAGAATCAGAGAGCGATTTTGTTGATTCCGGGCTGAATCCTTCAGAGGAAGTTTGAATAATGGCGACACCGAGATGAAAATAGATACGAAGGtcagagagagaggaaagtgAAGTAAAAAGGAGGGAATTGGGCAATTTTTTGCTTTTTGATTTCTGTGCCGATGGCGGGAGGGTTGAATTTTGCGATTTTGTAAGATTGCGCCACGTGTTATAATCATCTCTCGACACGTTTCTCTACTTCAACCCTTAAAATAAATCGAATTTACTAGACCGGACCGTTTGAATCAAACTCTACTCGACCGGTCCCtctcaattataataattactaaatttatttatttaattttttttttttataaagttcttaatttcatataaataaataatgtttttgtttgattttcatAATTACTTTCAATAACTTTGTCgcaatattaattatatataattaactattattattttatttttatgaattcaaattataaattataaatttattttattttatttttcattcattactaaatatattataaattgtgtgccttaaattttatgttttttaaatttatttatcagATCATTATACATTAACTATACTTTCtttaagctaaaaaaaatatatatattttttaaatttttatttcaaataaaactttgaatagtaatttaaatatagtaaGTTAGCTGTATTTTTACGAAATAGGAAATTTGTTATATACAATGGACAAATAACGTTGGATtcattcaaaaataatattaaaatgattaagCATGGactaattcaacaaaaatataataaaagaagacTTAGTAATAATTACCCGCCATGTTATCGAAACGATAGAACATGTATCTGTATTTAGAAGAGTCGGATGAATGTACTCGTGAAATAATTTGttcttattataaaaattaaaacaatctATGGTTATTGTTTAATGATGAAAGTCGCTAGTGAATGATcgtgagtttataataaaaaaaatactatctctattgatatgaggccttttggggaagcctatTTTGTTCGatgggaggtgttggatgatgaaagtctcacatcagctaatttagggaaaaCTGATGCTccaagtggacaatatcataccattgtagagagtcgttggatgatgaaagtcccacatcccctaatttagggaaagcttatgctcaaagtagacaatatcatatcattgtggagagtcgttgtggacaatatcataccattgtggagagtcgttggatgatgaaagtcccacatcggctaatttagagaaatcttatgctcaaagtggataatatcatactattgtgaagagtcgttgaatgatgaaagtcccacaggctaatttagggaaagTTTATGGACAATTCGtcgtggacaatatcataccattgtggagagtgaAAATTTATGCggaaagtggacaatatcatatcattgtggagagtcgttgGAATTTAgagaaagcttatgctcaaagtggacaatatcatacaattacGGAGAGTCGTATTCAACCATAACACTACAGGCTGGGCGGTTTAGTTTAATATTCATATGTTTTTACCttgtctttgttgttttttttagttcaacatattaaaattttaatttaacagaCGGTCGTAAAtgtggaaaataataatattaaaaaataatgatttttgcGTCGGGTAAGCAACAAGAACCAACAACTTACCTTCTCGGTTCTTCGTCTATATCTACTTCATTCTGCACAATTTGCACACAATCCAACtcgagagaaagagagaaagaaatggcGTGGTTGACTCGATTCCTGACGGCGGTGGCTTTTCTCGCAATCGGAGTGGTATTTTCGCCGGATACCTTTGGATCAAACTCCAAAACCTTTAATGCGCCGAATGTTTCGATGTATCTCAAACTGGCTCACCTCCTCAGCTACTCCACTGCTTGGGGCGTCTCTCTTTGGGTCACCTTCATCGGCGGCGTGATCACGTTCAAGTAACTcctctttttcaatttctacaGTACAGAACTACTTTTCTGCTATGATTACAGGCAATAGGAATTACACTTTTAGGAAACgcgaatttgatttttgtttttttgatgGATTAATCTTTCAATCTAGTTGAGTGattttcttttgctgttttgaaatttttcttGCGCGTCAATCAACTGAGTGGAGATTCAGTGTCTTGGACATCTCTAAATTTGTACAGAGGATGATTTTTTCTTATGTCTCAGATACTACCAGAGGCAATCTTCAACGACTGTTGTGATTTCAATATGTTTGATGGGAGTTTAGATAATTTTTCTGAAACTTAAGACATGCATGGTGATTGAAACGGGTGTCTCAAGATTGAATTTCCATGAAAATCAATTTCCTAATTTAATCTTGAGGTTTTCATGAACTTTTAATTCCGAATGATATATCAATGCTAACATTTAATCTTCGAGAGAAGTgttatatttacttttattgcATATCAATCTTAGGAATCTGCCGAGGCACCAATTCGGGAATCTTCAAAGCAAGATGTTCCCTGCTTTTTTCTCACTGGTTGGGGTTTGCTGTGCTACATCCGTTGCAGCTTTTGGTTATCTTCATCCATGGAAGTCTTCAGCAACTCCTGAGAGGTACCAGCTTGGGTTTTTGATCTCGGCGTTTGCTTTTAATTTGGCCAACCTGTTTGTCTTCACGCCCATGACCATCGAGGTAATGTCTCATATTTCTGGAATTCTTTCCCGCACAAGATATACATACGTAATTGATATTATGCTGTGAAAATGTTTGTTGTGATATTTTGTGTGTGTGGCTTCTCACTCACTAGAGACAACGTATATCACGTGgtttcttttatgtttgaatGGAAAATTTATGCCCTGAAAATGACCTCATGAACTTGTCTTATCAAAACAGCTAAAAGCTACGACTCTAGTTTCATagttgtaacggcccaaaccaTAGCTAGCAGGTATTgctttctttgggctttccctcgaggggaggcttttaaaacacgtctgctagagagagatttccacactcctgtaaagaatgcttcgttcccctctccaactgatgtgggatctcacaatccaccccctcatTCCACTCtctatctcacaatccacccccctttggggccagcgtccttgatggtactcgttcctctctccaatcgatgtgggatctcacaatagcACCGAAGAAACTAGTGATTCAATCCTAAATTCAGAACAGTAGGGTCTAAAAGTATTCATCTAGTTGTTGAAATTGCTTCTCATAATTTCTCTTCGCCCcatttgaacttttttcttGAAGTAAACGAGACTTTTTTTCGTATATCTAGTAGTAAATGAATATAAGATGGCACAGTTTTCCAATGGTCTAGGGAAACTCTAGTTAAATACTCAgcctttgtttgtttggttttacTCTGATGCCTTCTAAATGGTCATGGATTGCCATGTCTTTACGAAGATCTCTGAATTCAAAATGTTTTGTAACCTTATGATGTCCAAGTTTTTAAGCGAGGAAATCAAATTACCTCCAAGATTGGTAATAAACAAGGATTATCATGACAAGATATACAGAGATTGATGATTATTTACTTCAAGCCTTTAATTATAAGTTTGTTAATACATGCTTTTCCTTATCCGTGCTGATAGCATATTAACatttgttgatatttttgctaattttcatattcataGCACTGATAGCATATACATAGCATTGATGTACTGTGGGTAGATAAAACAACACCATTAGAAGTATACGAATTATCCACAATAACATATAAAGGTAGATCTTTAACGATAGGACGTGTGGAAGTAGCACGACATAATAGAAGTATACTTCTGTTAAAACAAATGACAGAAATATGAATAGCTTGTTTCATAAGAGGAAAGGTAAAAAGGGGAAATCCTTTATATAAGAGAAATATGAGAAGATAACTTCtacaagaaaaggaagaagaaggtatTTTAGATGTACTAGAACTTATCAGGTAAATTTGTAGataatctttataaattttaaagatgagctgaagaagaagatatttcACCTACTGTTAACACCATTCTAAAGATGCTCTgaagtaatattttaaatggacAAGAACACTTCTAGCATTTCTTAAGAATGAATTATTATGATCACTGAAAACACGCCACCGTCCCACTGCAGCGCTTCATCAGCTCGATCGTGTCACAACTCAATTGATCGTAATTTTACCTGCTTTGAGCTTTTTGCATCTCAACATTATTTACAATAACACAATTCAACTCCatcttttctgttctttccATTATTGTTCTTCAGCTGATGAAACAAAGGTACAAAGTTGAGAAGGAAATTAACATTGGCGACGAAGTTGGGTTGTCAAAAAATGTAGAAGTTGCAAAGGTGAACCCAAAACTTGCAGCAATGAACAAGAAATTCGGGATGATTCATGGCTTGTCATCTCTTGCCAATATCTTAGCATTTGGTAGTCTGGCTATGCACTCCTGGTATTTGGCAGGTAAAATTAATCTTTAACTCACAAGTGTATGACAGTAATTTACACCCTTTAAGCAATTGCCTCATTGCTCCTCTGTTAGACTGTCATATATTGCTGTAGTACAATAGAATTGCCTGTTTGGATGGTTTGATAAAGAACAAAGTGAGAATAAAAGTTGTATCCACATCATTGTCCATGTTTATATTCCTATGCTGCAAATGGATTTTGACTGTTTATTAATTTCTGCAAGATATTCATCAAATCATACTCCTAAGCCTGTTATTCTGCACCAGTTACACGTCCTAGTAGGATTTATACTTCTGATTTTTTGATCGATCATGTCTGCTAGTTGAACTATTCTCGCGATACCgtatgaaattctattcctATTTTGTTTAAGAATCGAATAAATGACAGAAATTTCAACCCAACTACAGCTAAACATCACTATATGCTGGATTATCCATATTACGTTAGAAACGAGATGTGCTAACTTTAATGTCGATTTTGAGTGGTAgacatatataaaattattgatgatAATACCAATATATTGATCGAAATTTAATATACCTTGAATTTGCTCGGAAGTTCTGAATAATACTTTGGAAGAAATTTGGGTAAGTTTTGAGTTTCGGCAGTAACTGCAGCCAGCCGACAGATTCTCCGGTTGGTGGCCgactttttcttcctccaacgAGATTACCGGTGTGCGGCGCCAAATTTGACGACTGACCCGCCGTCAAGTGGGGGACACCCAACTCGAAGCGTCCTCCAATTCTCCGCCGGCGGAGACCATGTGACGGATGGGACTGCTGCTCCTGAAACTTTGATTGGTAGTtgtttttactctttttttttattaataatgaaaaaaaaaacatcacttttattcataaattcaaattttagtctaaattatttttaaatgttatatttttacatgaaaactttaatatttatttttacttaaattatgagttttgattttattcgAAATGCCcatcaacttttttcttttttaaaaaaattatgccttagaacttttaaaaaataaaaaatcattaataatttgttttaaaatactcttaatttcaaaagttaaaaagtgtttaataccttttaacttttcaaaaatttcattaatacccttcatttttctttttaaattttaNttttttttttttttttttttgttagtaaaacgttttaaaaaatactcatgaactaacatttaaaagtttagaaataatttatgagaCGTTGATAAACAGATTTCGTTCAtatattgataataataatttttacttttcaaatttcatggGTGTTTTTAAACATATTATCAATGGttaaggtatttttgaatatatatatatatattttttaattaaggatattaattttttgaaatattataatttaaagatattttttaatgaagtctagaatcaataataaaagtgTACAAtgatactatatatatatatatatatatatataattttttattttatttttatttagccttattttattattatttgataatttagcCTTAGTTGTACAACTACAAACGATGCCGACGCGCGTGTGAACTGCGCGTAGGGTGGTGCTTATCCCAAGTTGCAGTTATTGACTTGAGTCAAAAGCACTTTAATTCGACAAATTCtagatatttcaaaattttctattttcttaagaaaaaacccattttaaaCGAGAAAATGacattattattgattttttaattaaattacatcgaattaattaacaaaattaattttaaaaagccagaattattatcaaaacaacccataatgaaattttaaacccaccgatattaatataaatttatacaaataattaaaataacaaaaatcattaaaaaaaaatgcattttaaataTCAGAAATTAAGCTGCCGTGTTGGATGGATAGATATGGAAACTAAAAAGGACCCATTTTTGTCTGCAAATGGAAAAagattaataaagaaaaataaaattaaaaggggaaataaaagaaaaaagaaaagacagtGACTATTATTTTCCGACACGTCGGATTCAGCTCACTTGGACTGACTTCTACATGTCGCTAGCCACGTGCTGAACACGTAGATTGTCTAACAAAAAACGTGGACAGATTGTAATTTCAAGGATGCTTGGTCGGCGCCTTcctttataaatgttttttatttttattttttatttatttatttataaataattgtatgCCCAAAAAAGTCCTCACCTTTTCATTTTagataaatatgttttttcatGCAAATTTTAGTAAATACTTTAATAgaacattgtttatatataaataaaattaatgtatcTTCGTATAATCAATATGAGTTGGAATTCTATCGAGTCATACGGTATATGGTATGAGATTCCTCCGTTTGTGCAAGTATCTGTCAATTCTCTTAAGTTTCCTCACTTTCCCAGATGAGATATTTAACACGTTGGCTATAACATTATACAGGGCTACATATTGCTTAATATTCACGGTTTACGGCTAGGACTATTGGAGTACTTAATATAATTTGTCATGCAAACTTGTCTCTCAGTGTCGCTGTCGACCCGATAGAGTGCTTTCGTGGTTGGTATTCTTTTTTACTTCTACCCATTTCACCTGGACATTTTCTATGCTCTTACTGGATTCTAATTGGGTAGTTTCAACCACCTATCAAAGATTGAGTTAGAACAAAGCGATGCTCATGTCGCACGCCCAAAGGCACTTGACACCGCCCCACTATGCATGTTCAGCCAACACGCCACCTTCAAAACATAGGGCTGACCCAAGGATGGCCCAGAGGCATCACCACAACATGGGCATATGCTTGGGGTGTGGGGGTGGTGGTCGGAGGTCGAGGGCGTTTGACGGCGGTGGTGCGGTGGCGGAATGCACACGGTGGGGCAGTGTCGGAACATTCCCGCGCGCTCGCCCGCCCCGCCCGCTTGCCCCCACGATTGAGTTGAGGTTAGAGTTGAGATTCTAACCGGGTAGTTTCTATTGCTGAGTTAAGAGATTTGACGACATCCTTAAAAAGCCACGTAGAGAATAACACTTGAATCCGTAACCGAACGACGGATCATTGTCAATGAGACGGCCAATGAAAATTAACAGGAGACAAAGAACCAAGAGTAGCGTACAAGCAACTGATTGTTGAAGGTAGAAAGGAAGTTCAAACTATGACAATGTGAGAAGTTGTTTTGATTCGTAAAAGGATTGACTTTGACAAATGATTTGCTACATTACATTGAATTAGCAACAtgagttgttgttgttgctgtcTACATTTTGGAACCAATGAATAAAGAATCTTCTAACTGTTGTTTGGCCAACCAATTGAACCCACATTTGTACAGACAgcccatccatccatccagcTCCACCAAAAATGCGACAAGAAACCAGATGAAGAACAGTAAGAACAATAAGAACATGAACAATAACTTTTAACCAACTACCCTGTTGGCTTCAAAGAGTAGCAATCTAGCAGGGAGCAACAGCAACACAAGCAGATTCATATGCTGTGAAGCAACAAGCCTACTGAATCGTTGAAACGATTCTCTTCCCGTTTGCAGGATCCCGGAGAATTTGAACTGGTCCTGCCCGAGGTTGATTGAAATGGTAGGCCGTCCGATCACAATTCCTATATCGACCTTTCCTGGAGCCATGAGAGCCCACCAGACTTTACGCCGATGTTCTCTCCTTGCTTTCCTTATGCGGTTTAGTTCTTGACGAATCACTCCTCGAACTGACTTTAGGTAGGAACTCATGTCGTGATCTCTTTGGATTGTTCCCCCCGAACCATAAGCGGATCGATCGCTAAGGGTCTCAAGTGGATGGGGCGTGTTTAAGAATACCATCTGTGCTGCTTGGAGCTGCTTCTCTGCATCATTGGCGTCAGATTCTGGACATCTTAAAAGATACAAGCCACTACCTGAAGGAAGAAGATCATGGCTAGGAGAGAATTTCTCATCGGGCTGCAGAATTACAAGCTCGCCCATTGGAGCATACAGCAATTTCTGCAGTTCAGATAGTTCATAATTTAGATTATGGCACCTACCAGGCATTTGTATTTTTGATCAGTAAAAGATTTGAAGCTCACCTGGTTACTTAGACATGGATGATTCCTGAAGTTCCCATTGACAGCTTTAAGAAGTTCAGCTACGTGGTTCGGATACTGGCACGAGAAGGCTCGTGGTACTATGTCTCTATGTAATGTTACAGCTTGAAGATGGTTCCGAGGCAAACTGAGTTTGCGAAGTAAGCGGTCACCTCCACACATTATGGATGGTGCACCAAATGTAATGACAGGAAGCAAGGAAGAAACTGGAACCTCATTTCTTATCAAGAGCATGAGATTTACAAGCAGAGCCAAGCTTCCACCGAGAGAATGTCCAGTAAATCGAAAGGTTGCGCGGTCACCGTGAGATTTTAGATGTTCGAGGACATCAGGCAACATCTGTTCATACATTCCTTTAGCAGCCTCATAGATTCCTCTGTGGACAAGGACACCTAGTCCCTAAATAACAAGAAATTTACACACAGATCAGTTTTCTGCATATTAGATTCATCATATCTCAACATTTATGGCATGCTACGCAACAAATTACAGCATCGATTTAAAAAGCTCGAAGCCAGAATTTGTACCTCGAAATCAACTGGTTCGAAAAGCAAATTTGCTTGCCAAGATGCCAGTGATTCAGATCCCTACACCAATGAAAGAGAGACCATATAAATTAGGTGCTTATTAACATTTATGAAACTGTTTTAGCATCAAATTAACATTCAGAAGAACCAATCCAAAT is part of the Cucurbita pepo subsp. pepo cultivar mu-cu-16 chromosome LG12, ASM280686v2, whole genome shotgun sequence genome and harbors:
- the LOC111807172 gene encoding transmembrane protein 205-like, translating into MAWLTRFLTAVAFLAIGVVFSPDTFGSNSKTFNAPNVSMYLKLAHLLSYSTAWGVSLWVTFIGGVITFKNLPRHQFGNLQSKMFPAFFSLVGVCCATSVAAFGYLHPWKSSATPERYQLGFLISAFAFNLANLFVFTPMTIELMKQRYKVEKEINIGDEVGLSKNVEVAKVNPKLAAMNKKFGMIHGLSSLANILAFGSLAMHSWYLAGKINL